One segment of Urocitellus parryii isolate mUroPar1 chromosome 5, mUroPar1.hap1, whole genome shotgun sequence DNA contains the following:
- the LOC113189724 gene encoding LOW QUALITY PROTEIN: cytochrome c oxidase subunit 5B, mitochondrial (The sequence of the model RefSeq protein was modified relative to this genomic sequence to represent the inferred CDS: inserted 1 base in 1 codon), whose product MASRLLCGAGSLAAQGLRALGPNGVXSMASGGGIPTDDEQATGLEREVLMAAKKGLDPYNILAPKAASGTKEDPNLVPSITNKRIVGCICEEDNSAVIWFWLHKGETQRCPNCGTHYKLVPHQFAH is encoded by the exons ATGGCTTCAAGGTTACTTTGTGGAGCCGGATCGCTGGCTGCACAGGGCTTGAGGGCCTTGGGTCCCAATGGGG GCTCCATGGCTTCTGGAGGTGGTATTCCTACTGATGATGAGCAGGCCACTGGGCTGGAGAGGGAGGTATTGATGGCTGCAAAGAAGGGACTGGACCCATACAATATACTTGCCCCAAAGGCAGCTTCAGGCACCAAGGAAGACCCTAACTTAGTCCCATCCATCACCAACAAGCGAATTGTGGGTTGCATCTGTGAAGAGGACAACAGTGCTGTAATCTGGTTCTGGCTGCACAAAGGCGAGACTCAGCGATGCCCAAATTGTGGAACGCACTACAAGCTGGTTCCCCACCAGTTTGCCCACTGA